From one Magnolia sinica isolate HGM2019 chromosome 18, MsV1, whole genome shotgun sequence genomic stretch:
- the LOC131232371 gene encoding uncharacterized protein LOC131232371, with amino-acid sequence MEAFRIKKIRFWKEDLENQKEEFEKEDEDALGIDIFEKSLHSIPVYTRRPKRVLKPSVYKFSLFISISVVQTTPSNATDDEKQRKFPTSPIPLQAMIDPPRVISQDELHELESWANANKKSPEFRWFKTIWEKNAWVDSVAIDKYVDFLERRHRSFPLLYTKDCKFCPTYFLPCIGMQMSTLRIYRDVGSDDSRLLFEGLEKLSPISIVKPHEGQKAMWQHEEVMVSLQVINARYTQIYNFWILISYLAKHGQAYVPVNHANSHWYLMVIHPRDREIIILDSLYSRALNRYRQHIDLMKEALPILFYATGDRAALEGNAWTVREDTSIPKQTNGYNCGIFVMKYIDILCSNQILIGRDLQQFTSSFRESIAYDCLSDFKI; translated from the exons ATGGAGGCATTTCGTATAAAGAAGATTCGGTTTTGGAAGGAGGACTTAGAGAATCAAAAGGAAGAGTTTGAGAAGGAGGACGAGGATGCATTAGGCATTGATATATTTGAGAAATCACTGCATTCCATTCCAGTATATACGAGGAGACCTAAGAGGGTGCTGAAGCCGTCTGTCTACAAGTTTTCTCTATTCATTTCCATCTCTGTCGTGCAAACCACTCCAAGCAATGCCACCGACGAtgagaaacaaagaaaatttcCAACTTCTCCGATACCCCTTCAGGCCATGATCGATCCACCTAGGGTAATATCGCAGGATGAACTCCATGAATTGGAAAGCTGGGCCAACGCAAACAAAAAATCACCTGAATTTCGATGGTTCAAGACCATTTGGGAGAAGAATGCTTGGGTTGACAGCGTG gctattgacAAGTACGTCGATTTCTTGGAGAGAAGACACCGATCATTTCCTCTATTATATACAAAGGACTGCAAGTTCTGTCCCACATATTTCCTG CCATGTATCGGCATGCAAATGTCGACATTGCGAATATATCGGGATGTTGGCAGTGACGATTCGCGTTTATTATTTGAAGGGCTAGAAAAACTCTCTCCGATCAGCATTGTCAAGCCgcatgaggggcagaaggccatGTGGCAACATGAAGAGGTAATGGTGTCGTTACAAGTTATCAATGCTAGGTATACCCAAATCTATAATTTCTGGATATTGATATCTTATCTTGCCAAACATGGACAGGCATATGTACCAGTCAATCACGCCAACAGTCATTGGTACCTGATGGTCATCCACCCTCGAGACCGAGAAATCATTATACTTGACAGTTTATACTCGAGGGCACTCAATCGATACAGGCAACATATTGATCTGATGAAGGAGGCCTTGCCTATATTATTTTACGCCACTGGAGATAGGGCTGCGCTGGAAGGAAATGCTTGGACGGTCAGAGAAGATACCTCTATACCAAAGCAGACGAACGGATATAACTGtggcatttttgtcatgaaatatatcgaCATTTTGTGCAGCAATCAAATTTTGATAGGGAGAGACTTGCAGCAATTCACTTCTAGCTTTAGGGAGTCAATAGCCTATGATTGCCTGAGTGACTtcaaaatatga